The following nucleotide sequence is from Oncorhynchus clarkii lewisi isolate Uvic-CL-2024 chromosome 6, UVic_Ocla_1.0, whole genome shotgun sequence.
CAAAGTTAAGAAATAGTGTCACTGCACACTCTCAACTCCATACTCCTAGTGCGGCGTGGACTGAAGCTGGCTGGTGATACCTGTTACCAGCATAAACTACCAATTGAAGTTCTGCAGCAGTTTGGCACCACAGCAGCGTACAGCTTTAAGGCCACTCCATCCTCTTCTGCTGGTTCCAGCTCTGTGACAATGCCGTTGGACAGTGAAGATGAAGAGGATTTCCTTGCCAATCTATGATTCATCATATTTACAGTACATATGCAAGGAGTGGACTTTCTGGAACTGGCGGAGACACACAGCTGATGGTGGCACTGCAGTGTCAACGAGAACAGTGGcaatatctggaggaaaccattGAGCAGCTAGCCAGCCAAGCAGCACAACAACCTGGAGAGAGCTGGAAAGTGATGCCTAGCGCACACATCATTATTTGAGTTAAGTTGCTTGTTCAATAAGATAGCATATATACCTTGTTATTAGCTTGTACCTATAATTGTTGATCAGTTAGGTAGCATGTTAACTACCAATACACTGCATAAAACTATAAATTGTTCAGAATGTGTAGGTTTACTAGttaaaaagaaaataaatgaaaTGTAATTGTTCAATAATGTGTAATTGTTCAATAATTCAATGTGTTGtgtttaaaaatataaaatatgttgtgtttatattacttttacaaataaaaaaatatgataaacAAATCTAAACtaacaaatgtcaaatcatatttttcaccgagatggccagtcaatttgagtaaCGTTATTGTATATTCTACGTAATGACGCAGTTTTACGTTATTACGTAATGGCGTCAtcacacaatgacatcacaacgtcTTTTAGCAACAAATTGACCTGCCTCTAGCAACTTCCCCTGAAaattagttggcaacactgccCACAATGCATGCAATGGCTGCAGCATTATGTTGGTGAAGAACAACTTCAGAAACTTGCAGTCAAAACTAAATTACCCTTGATCACATGATTTATGTCAAGTTCATGCAGTCTACATGTAGGCGCAAGTCGGAAACATTTtatccccataatgcaacacttTGAAAGGCAGTGACCAGCAATGGCCACAGACTTGACAAAAGTGATCCGCTCGAATGAGCCCATTGTTTTTGACCCCAGGAATAGCCCTGTAGAATGACCAAGACTGATTTTTCCCATAACTTTTCCTAGTgtaaacaaacaaatacagtgccttgcgaaagtattcggcccccttgaactttgcgaccttttgccacatttcaggcttcaaacataaagatataaactgtatttttttgtgaagaatcaacaacaagtgggacacaatcatgaagtggaacgacatttattggatatttcaaacttttttaacaaatcaaaaactgaaaaattggccgtgcaaaattattcagcccctttactttcagtgcagcaaactctctccagaagttcagtgaggatctctgaatgatccaatgttgacctaaatgactaatgatgataaatacaatccacctgtgtgtaatcaagtctccgtataaatgcacctgcactgtgatagtctcagaggtccgttaaaagcgcagagagcatcatgaagaacaaggaacacaccaggcaggtccgagatactgttgtgaagaagtttaaagccggatttggatacaaaaagatttcccaagctttaaacatcccaaggagcactgtgcaagcgataatattgaaatggaaggagtatcagaccactgcaaatctaccaagacctggccgtccctctgaactttcagctcatacaaggagaagacttatcagagatgcagccaagaggcccatgatcactctggatgaactgcagggatctacagctgaggtgggagactctgtccataggacaacaatcagttgaatattgcacaaatctggcctttatggaagagtggcaagaagaaagccatttcttaaagatatccataaagtgtcggttaaagtttgccacaagccacctgggagacacaccaaacatgtggaagaaggtgctctggtcagatgaaaccaaaattgaactttttggcaattatgcaaaacgttatgtttggcgtaaaagcaacacagctcatcaccctgaacacactatccccactgtcaaacatggtggtggcagcatcatggtttgggcctgcttttcttcagcagggacagggaagatggttaaaattgatgggaagatggatggagccaaatacaggaccattctggaagaaaacctgatggagtctgcaaaagacctgagactgggacggagatttgtcttccaacaagacaatgatccaaaacataaagcaaaatctacaatggaatggttcaaaaataaacatatccaggtgttagaatggccaagtcaaagtccagacctgaatccaatcgagaatctgtggaaagaactgaaaactgctgttcacaaatgctctccatccaacctcactgagctcgagctgttttgcaaggaggaatggggaaaaaaattcagtctctcgatgtgcaaaactgatagagacataccccaagcgacttacagctgtaatcgcagaaaaaggtggcgctacaaagtattaacttaagggggctgaataattttgcacgcccaatttttcagtttttgatttgttaaaaaagtttgaaatatccaataaatgtcgttccacttcatgattgtgtcccacctgttgttgattcttcacaaaaaaaatacagttttatatctttatgtttgaagcctgaaatgtggcaaaaggtcgcaaagttcaagggggccgaatactttcgcaaggcactgtacatatggttGAACAGTGTAAACAAAGTAGTGCCCTACAATCAATGTATATAAACTTTTTTAAACAAAGTTTATTGtagaaaatatatacatatattatatatacaaacaGTATAAAAACAGTATAAAAAAAGTCAGGTTTTTAAAAAACAACTAAAAAGCCCAAAAAGTATTAATCTAACAaaaggctaaaatcacatttaaGATTAGGCATCATTAGCACAATAACATTTTAATAGTACTCCAATTTGGCACCAATGGCACAAGGTAAACACAGATATAACATGAAAATATTAAAAACAAATACTCAACAAGGGGCAGAGTTGTGGGTTCAGAACCCATCAGACTCACCACCCATGCTCCCTAGAGAGCAGATCTGTTCCAACATCTCAAACTCTATTCAGAGTTTCACCTCTGAGCTCCTGACCCTACCCTGTTCTCTCCAGAAGCCTTTGACCCCAATGACCCAACAGATTCCAAACGCTCACTCATGTCACTCAGACTGGACCTTACAGAGCTGTTACTATGGAAGCTGTTGCTGTGGATGGAGCTGTAGGAGCAGTTGCTGTAATTAAAACTGTAACCATGTGAGCCTTTGCCGTTACTTTGGTGAGAGAAATTACGACCACGGGAACCTTTGCCATAGGAACCGCTACCCTGAGAGTCATTGCTAAGGGAGCCTTTGGCATACGAGTAATTTCCATGGGAGCCGTTGCTATGGATACTGTTCTCAGTCCCTGACACCTGTCGCCCCTCCGGTTGTGAGGGCGAGGGATCCTTCTGCTGATTCTCTCCACCAGATTTCGCCACACTGGCTACCTCACTAGCAGGGATGGGGGGCACTTCCTGTGGGtcaccctctaaccctaaccctctgagGGTGGCTGGAGCTCCGGGGGTGAATCCGTTGGGCGGGCCCTCTGACGGAGCATTGGGGCCGTCGCCTCCCTGGAAAGACAACCCAGAGAATGAGATTGAATAGGACCCAAGCTACTGACAGATATTCACCACCGACACTCAGAATCTACACTGCTTAACACTTGAATATCTACCAAAGAAACACCATCCCTGACGACAATCTtagtacatacatactgtacaccacCCATACCGCACTGAGACTATTTACAGAAGGTGCCGCATCAACCTTATCTCCCGTGTCCTGGTCCCCTGCCCCAACAAGAGGCTGTCCAACACTGGAGGACAGCTGGGGTGGGCCAAAGTCGGACTGGTCAATCCCTGCCATGGAGGCCAACTGGCCCAGTCTGAGAGACATAGCAGAGCATAGGGTATGTGTTAGAATACACAGGATAAACACTGGAGAAGCAGGATAATCATTACACAACAAGTAACGTCCCCTCACATCTAAACCCCCCAGCCTAGAAGTAAGTCTCAATATTTGTCCCATTGAGATGAAACTCCACACATTCAAAGAAAAACTGTCCATTTCTTTCTTTACCGAGGAACTTTGTGAACCCACCAATATATATTTTGCCAGTCACAAGGCTTACCCAGCATCCTTGAGCAGGTCCAGGAAGGCGTGGAACTTGCCGAAGGAGCTCTCGATGCTGTCCAGAACCGCATCGTCCTCCAGAACACTGGAGGGGCCAGTAGCAGGAGCATGCAGTGCCTCCGACAGGGAGAAGTTGATACTGCGCAGCCGAGCGTTCTCCAACTCATACTGAACAGACAGAGCAGTTGATCGacaattaaaacacacacacaataagaaTAAAAAAGGGGcataggttacatacagtaccagtcaaaagttgggacacacctactcattcaagggtttctttatttttctacattgtaaaataatagtgaagacatcacaatgaaataactatgaaataacacatatgcaatcatgtagtaacctaggcaaagtaaccaccctttgccttgatgacagctttgcacactcttggcattctctcaaccagcttcatgaggaatgctgttccaacagtcttgaaggagttcccaaatacactactgttcaaaagtttggggtcgcttaggaatccatgaaaacatacatgaaattagttgcaaaattaataggaaatatagtcaagacgttgacaaggttataaataatgatttttaattgaaataatagtgtccctcaaactttgctttcgtcaaagaatcctccatttgctgCAATtgcagccttgcagacctttggcattctagttgtcaatttgtagAGGTAATCTGAAAAGaattcaccccatgcttcctgaagcacttCCCAccagttggattggcttgatgggcacctCTTACacagtcaagctgctcccacaacagctcaatagggttgagatcagataactgtgctggccactccattatagacagaataccagctgactgcttcttccctaaatagttactacctagtttggagctgtgctttgggtcattgtcctgttgtaggaggaaattggctccaattaagcgccgtccacagggtatggcatggtgttgcaaaatggagtgatgaTCTTGTAGAAGGAAGGatattttaccctgtacaaatctcccactttaccaccagcaaagcaccccctgaCCATCACATTgcttccaccatgcttgacatggcgtcaagcactccatcttttcattttttctgcgtctcccGAATGTTCTTCGtaatccgaacacctcaaacttagatgtctgtccagtgtctgtgttcttttgcccatcttaattttttatttttattggccagtctgagatatggctttttttttgcaactctgcctaggtcagcatcccggagtcgcctcttcactgttgacgttgacttccggcgccgacagagatggccgcctcgcttcgcgttcctaggaaactatgcagttttttgtttttttacgtgttatttcttacattagtaccccaggtcatcttaggtttcattacatacagtcgagaagaactactgaatataagatcagcatcaactcaccatcagtacgaccaagaatatgtttttcgcgacgcggatcctgtgttctgccttacaaacaggacaactgagtggatcctatgcagcgacccaaaaaaacgactccgaaagagagggaaacgaggcggtcttctggtcagactccggagacgggcacagcgcgcaccactccctagcattcttcttgccaatgtccagtctcttgacaacaaggttgatgaaatccgagcaagggtagcattccagagggacatcagagactgtaacgttctttgcttcacggaaacgtggcttactggagagacgcaatccgaagcggtgcagccaacaggtttctccacgcatcgcgcagacaggaaaaaacatatttctggtaaaaagaggggcgggggcgtatgccttatgactaacgtgacatggtgcgatgaaagaaacatacaggaactcaaatccttctgttcacctgatttagaattcctcacaatcaaatgtagaccgcattatctaccaagagaattctcttcgattataatcacagccgtatatatccccccccaagcagacacatcgatggctctgaacaaactttatttaactctctgcaaactggaaacaatttatccggaggctgcattcattgtagctggggattttaacaaggctaatctgaaaacaagactccccaaattttatcagcatatcgattgcgcaaccaggggaggaaagaccttggaccattgttactctaacttccgcgacgcatataaggccctgccccgcccccctttcggaaaagctgaccacgactccattttgttgatccctgcctacagacagaaactaaaacaagaggctcccacgctgaggtctgtccaacgctggtccgaccaagctgactccacactccaagactgcttccatcacgtggactgggagatgtttcgtattgcgtcagataacaacattgacgaatacgctgattcggtgtgcgagttcattagaacgtgcgttgaagatgtcgttcccatagcaacgattaaaacattccctaaccagaaaccgtggattgatggcagcattcgtgtgaaactgaaagcgcgaaccactgcttttaatcagggcaaggtgtctggtaacatgaccgaatacaaacagtgcagctattccctccgcaaggctatcaaacaagctaagcgccagtacagagacaaagtagaatctcaattcaacggctcagacacaagaggcatgtggcagggtctacagtcaatcacggactacaggaagaaacccagcccagtcacggaccaggatgtcttgctcccaggcagactaaataacctttttgcccgctttgaggacaatacagtgccactgacacggcctgcaacgaaaacatgcggtctctccttcactgcagccgaggtgagtaagacatttaaacgtgttaaccctcgcaaggctgcaggcccagatggcatccccagccgcgccctcagagcatgcgcagaccagctggccggtgtgtttacggacatattcaatcaatccctataccagtctgctgttcccacatgcttcaagagggccaccattgttcctgttcccaagaaagctaaggtaactgagctaaatgactaccgccccgtagcactcacatccgtcatcatgaagtgctttgagagactagtcaaggaccatatcacctccaccctacctgacaccctagacccactccaatttgcttaccgcccaaataggtccacagacgatgcaatctcaaccacactgcacactgccctaacccatctggacaagaggaatacctatgtgagaatgctgttcatcgactacagctcggcattcaacaccatagtaccctccaagctcgtcatcaagctcgagaccctgggtctcgaccccgccctgtgcaactgggtactggacttcctgacgggccgcccccaggtggtgagggtaggcaacaacatctcctccccgctgatcctcaacactggggccccacaaggttgcgttctgagccctctcctgtactccttgttcacccacgactgcgtggccacgcacgcctccaactcaatcatcaagtttgcggacgacacaacagtggtaggcttgattaccaacaacgatgagacggcctacagggaggaggtgagggccctcggagtgtggtgtcaggaaaacaacctcacactcaacgtcaacaaaactaaggagatgattgtggacttcaggaaacagcagagggaacacccccctatccacatcgatggaacagtagtggagagggtagcaagttttaagttcctcggcatacacatcacagacaaactgaattggtccactcacacagacagcatcgtgaagaaggcgcagcagcgcctcttcaacctcaggaggctgaagaaattcggcttgtcaccaaaagcactcacaaacttctacagatgcacaatcgagagcatcctggcgggctgtatcaccgcctggtatggcaactgcaccgccctcaaccgtaaggctctccagagggtagtgaggtctgcacaacgcatcaccgggggcaaactacctgccctccaggacacctacaccacccgatgtcacaggaaggccataaagatcatcaaggacatcaaccacccgagccactgcctgttcaccccgctatcatccagaaggcgaggtcagtacaggtgcatcaaagctgggaccgagagactgaaaaacagcttctatctcaaggccatcagactgttaaacagccaccactaacactgagtggctgctgccaacacactgacactgactcaactccagccactttaataatgggaattgatgggaaatgatgtaaatatatcactagccactttaaacaatgctaccttatataaatgttacttaccctacattattcatctcatacgcatacgtatatactgtactctatatcatcgacggtatccttatgtaatacatgtatcactagccactttatactatactatgccactttgtttacatactcatctcatttgtacatactgtacccgataccatctactgtatcttgcctatgctgctctgtaccatcactcattcatatatccttatgtacatattctttatccccttacactgtgtacaagacagtagttttggaattgttagttagattacttgttattactgcattgtcggaactagaagcacaagcatttcgctacactcgcattaacatctgctaaccatgtgtatgtgacaaataaaatttgatttgatttgactggtgttttgcaggtactatttaatgaagctgccagttgaggaattgtgaggcatccgtttctcaaactagacactctaatgtacttgtcctcttgctcagttgtgcaccggggcctcccactcctctttctattctggttagagccagtttgtgaagggagtagtacacagcgttgtatgagatcttcagtttcttggcaatttctcgcatggaatagccttcgtttctcagaacaagaatagactgacgagtttcagaaaaaagttatttgtttctggccattttgagcctgtaaacaaacccacaaatgcagatgctccagattctcaactagtctaaagaaggccagttgtattgcttctttaatcagacaacagttttcagctgtgctaacataatttcaaaagggttttctaatagccttttaaaatgataaacttggattaactaacacaatgtgccattggaacacaggagtgatggttgctgataatgggcctctgaagagcctttgtagatattccataaaataaaaaaaatctgccgtttctagCAACAagggtcatttacaacattaacaatgtctacactgtatttcggatcaatttgatgttattttactggacaaaaaaaaagcttttcttttaaaacaaggacatttctaagtgaccagaaacttttgaacgttagtgtatgctgatcacttgttggctgcttttccttcactctgcagtccaactcatccaaaacccatctcaattgggttgaggttgggtgattgtggaggccaggtcatctgatgcagcactccatcaccctccttggtcaaatagcccttacacagcctggaggtgtgatttgggtcattgtcctgttgaaaaacaaatgatagtcccactaagtgcaaaccagatgagatggcgtatcgctgaaaaatgctgtggtagccatggtggttaagtatgccttgaaatctaaagaaattcctgacagtgtcaccagcaaagcacccctacaccatcacacctcctccctccatgcttcactgtgggaaccagaCATGCGAAGGTCAtcccgttcacctactctgcatctcaaagaaacggcggttggaaccaaaaatatcaaatttggactcagaccaaaaggacagatttccaccggtctaatgtccattgctcgtgtttcttggcccaagcacgtctcttcttcatattggtgtcctttagtagtggtttctttataGCAATTCGACCTTGAAGGTCTGATTAActcagtcttctctgaacagttgatgttgagatggatCGGTtacttatttgggctgcaatttctgaagctggtaactaatgaacttatcctttgcagcagaggtaactctgggtcttcctttcctgtggcggtcctcattagagccagtttcaacatagcgcttggtttttgcaactgcacttgaagaaacgttcagttcttaaaatgttctgcaatgactgaccttcatgtctgaaagtaatgatggactgtagttcCTCTTGtcttatttgagctgctcttgccataaatcactaaagctggagactcttccttccctcactaactttaagcaccagctgtcagagcagctcacagatcactgcccctgtacatagctcatctgtaaatatcccatccaatctacctcatccccatactgtatttattttttcatcttgctcctttgcaccccagtatttctacttgcacagtcatcttctgcacattctaccattccagtgtttaattgctatactgtaattacttcgccaccatggcctatttattgccttacctctcttatcctacctcatttgcacatgttgtatatagatttttctactgtattattgactgtgtttgtttattccatgtgtaactctgtgttgttgtatgtgtcgaactgctttgctttatcttggccagatcgtagttgcaaatgagaacttgttctcaactagcctacctggttaaataaaatgtgaaaaaaataaagacttggtcttttaccaaatagggctatcttctgtaaaccacccctaccttgtcacaacacaactgattggctcaaacgcattaaggaaatacatttgacaaatgtacttttaacaaggcacacctgttaattgaaatgcattccaggtgactacctcataaagctggttgagagaatgccaagagtgtgcaaagctgtcatcaaggcaatgggtggctactttgaagaatctcaaatataaaataaattttgaattgtttaacaattttgtatttactacatgattccatatgttatttcatagattggatgtcttcactattattctacaatgtataaaatagtacaaataaagaaaaatccttgaatgagtagtgtccaaacctttgactggtactgtacatgtatgcAAGTCATACCATCTTCTCACAAAAATGGTAGAATATTGTATACTCTGCATTTTAGTCTTACTAGTACAAAAGATTGGGATGACAGTCCGTACCTCCATGAGACGAGTGTCTGCCTTCACTCTGGCCCTCCTTTCCTCTGCTAGTCTGAGCCGACACTCCTCCAGCTCCACCTGTAGGAAAAACAGGAGAACTGCACTCCATCACTGTCAAATCAAAACACCCGTGTCAGTATGTCTGCCTGCCCGTCAGTCAGTGGGAGAGAAAACATGCCTGGTGTTTGTGGGGCTTGTCAATCAGGATGCACCTCAGTTTGAAGTAATCCATTTTCAAAATGCCCCACTAAGTACAGCATGTGCACTGTCTGCTACCATATGGGCTTTACCTGTACACGTCTGTACTGTCTGACAGTGATCCTCTCATGAAGACTAAGTGGTGACAGACTTTCTGTCTCAAccgcttcctcctctccctcctcctctgactCAGTCTCCATTGTCACCTTGACAGTGGCAGCCCCCTGAAGAAGACCATATATTAGACATCAACAGAACATATGACCACAACACAGGCCAGGCACATATCGATTACATGTGGCCAGAAAGTGTCAGAATTAGTCTCTAACAGTGTGTTAGACAAATTGATTGCTTACCTCAAAGCTCTGCTCTGCCACTGTATTACCTGGAGGAAGTCCTCTGTCAAGATAGGAGGACATGAAAGGACATGAAAAGAAGAGGATATTCAACCACTCATGGAGGACAATGGAAGTTGATTTTAGTCTTTATTATTGAAATTAAGATAAATAAAGGCGTTTCATCTTGTAGGAGGAAGATTCCTGTAGTCATTCTCCTCAACGACTGCCCTTACCTCTGTCGTCCAGCACGTTCTGCAGTGCGCCATgggatacacctgctggagcaggGGTGTGGCTGCTGGGCAACAACTGGACTCCGCCTACCGGCCAACGACAACCTGCGAGGACCTGGGGCAGAACCATATATGGTCAACGCCAGCAGGAAATGATAGGTCGGCAGTTGAAAATAATGTGATTATTAATAGAACATCACAGGGTTCATTCGTATGGTAACTACATAGGGAAGTTTCATCTCAACACGATATGAAACTGGATACGTCACACATGTCAAACAAAGCATTACGTACACTGGTAGCAAGCAAAGAGAGAGGATGCCAGAGTTAGTTACATGTATTTACTATTGGTTAACTACCGCTATTAGACTTTTAGATACCGGGCAACC
It contains:
- the LOC139411939 gene encoding centrosomal protein of 78 kDa isoform X1, whose translation is MLDTVQIRRRGAQDFEAYYDYACAMQDSVPLPAVKANLSQGMLDFNGDRLKLTDWTPILNSLTINKQLQHVAVRSCYQSGLGIGEPERYRAGNRKKIPAIRSKEMTFKLCKALRECLTASPNLKTLQLHGLPFRERDLITLTKGLAKSVSLENLSLAHCPIADEGLEAICQSVKYSPSIKTVDFTGCNLTWRGAEHMANIIKHQAMRRHSAAWAESLRYRRPEFEGMGGLRRVTLNCNTLVGDRGAAALAQELAEDLWVKALDLQKCGLSNDGTRSLLEALKSNSTLCVLDIRRNPLVDNDLMKSVIERVLMNANGQSSQYSWIKPPALKDSQKPPILKRRILGNTARGKATFRIGPRRLSLAGRRSPVVAQQPHPCSSRCIPWRTAERAGRQRGLPPGNTVAEQSFEGAATVKVTMETESEEEGEEEAVETESLSPLSLHERITVRQYRRVQVELEECRLRLAEERRARVKADTRLMEYELENARLRSINFSLSEALHAPATGPSSVLEDDAVLDSIESSFGKFHAFLDLLKDAGLGQLASMAGIDQSDFGPPQLSSSVGQPLVGAGDQDTGDKVDAAPSGGDGPNAPSEGPPNGFTPGAPATLRGLGLEGDPQEVPPIPASEVASVAKSGGENQQKDPSPSQPEGRQVSGTENSIHSNGSHGNYSYAKGSLSNDSQGSGSYGKGSRGRNFSHQSNGKGSHGYSFNYSNCSYSSIHSNSFHSNSSVRSSLSDMSERLESVGSLGSKASGENRVGSGAQR
- the LOC139411939 gene encoding centrosomal protein of 78 kDa isoform X2, whose translation is MLDTVQIRRRGAQDFEAYYDYACAMQDSVPLPAVKANLSQGMLDFNGDRLKLTDWTPILNSLTINKQLQHVAVRSCYQSGLGIGEPERYRAGNRKKIPAIRSKEMTFKLCKALRECLTASPNLKTLQLHGLPFRERDLITLTKGLAKSVSLENLSLAHCPIADEGLEAICQSVKYSPSIKTVDFTGCNLTWRGAEHMANIIKHQAMRRHSAAWAESLRYRRPEFEGMGGLRRVTLNCNTLVGDRGAAALAQELAEDLWVKALDLQKCGLSNDGTRSLLEALKSNSTLCVLDIRRNPLVDNDLMKSVIERVLMNANGQSSQYSWIKPPALKDSQKPPILKRRILGNTARGKATFRIGPRRLSLAGRRSPVVAQQPHPCSSRCIPWRTAERAGRQRGLPPGNTVAEQSFEGAATVKVTMETESEEEGEEEAVETESLSPLSLHERITVRQYRRVQVELEECRLRLAEERRARVKADTRLMEYELENARLRSINFSLSEALHAPATGPSSVLEDDAVLDSIESSFGKFHAFLDLLKDAGLGQLASMAGIDQSDFGPPQLSSSVGQPLVGAGDQDTGDKGGDGPNAPSEGPPNGFTPGAPATLRGLGLEGDPQEVPPIPASEVASVAKSGGENQQKDPSPSQPEGRQVSGTENSIHSNGSHGNYSYAKGSLSNDSQGSGSYGKGSRGRNFSHQSNGKGSHGYSFNYSNCSYSSIHSNSFHSNSSVRSSLSDMSERLESVGSLGSKASGENRVGSGAQR